From the Clostridiales bacterium FE2011 genome, one window contains:
- a CDS encoding HAD-IA family hydrolase — MNMYDFIFFDLDGTLTDSGPGIMNGFAYAIRQIEGRASDPADLRRFVGPPLKDSFEKGLGYSPEETERAISFFREYYNGMGGRLENSVYPGIEDMLSGLKAAGKKLIIATSKGLRGTEMVLEHFGLRKYFDVLATANDTDRQDKPDVLRYAVSLCGVNDIRKAVMVGDRENDITAARNLEMDSIGVLYGYGDRNELTNAGATFLAASASEVENLVLNPRG, encoded by the coding sequence ATGAACATGTACGATTTCATCTTTTTTGATCTGGATGGAACGCTGACTGATTCCGGTCCCGGCATCATGAACGGATTTGCCTATGCCATCCGGCAAATAGAAGGCCGGGCGTCAGATCCCGCCGATCTGCGCAGATTCGTCGGACCTCCGCTAAAGGATTCTTTTGAAAAAGGTCTGGGATACTCCCCTGAAGAAACTGAACGTGCCATTTCCTTTTTCAGGGAATACTACAACGGTATGGGCGGGCGGCTTGAAAACAGTGTTTATCCCGGCATAGAGGACATGCTCTCCGGTTTGAAAGCTGCCGGAAAAAAACTGATTATTGCTACTTCCAAGGGACTCCGTGGAACTGAAATGGTACTGGAACACTTTGGGCTGCGCAAATACTTTGATGTGCTGGCCACTGCCAATGATACGGACAGGCAGGATAAGCCTGACGTTCTTCGGTATGCTGTCAGCCTATGCGGAGTCAATGATATACGGAAAGCTGTCATGGTCGGAGACCGTGAAAATGACATCACTGCCGCGCGTAATCTTGAAATGGACAGCATCGGAGTCCTGTATGGATACGGTGACCGGAACGAACTGACTAACGCCGGTGCAACCTTCCTGGCCGCCTCGGCATCAGAAGTTGAAAACCTGGTTTTGAATCCACGTGGATAA
- a CDS encoding class I SAM-dependent methyltransferase: MSSIEYKKVSIAEFSKAAEVYETDQAGVYKMCKKDYPDVLAELEKEEFNDLLDCGCGTAPMLTLLKEKYPDKRYTGIDLTPKMIEVARAKHMQGVELVVGDCENLPFEDNSFDAVICCQSFHHYPNVQDFFNSVYRVLRPGGRLVLRDMTAKSAVMLWLMNHVEVPLINLTGHGDVHMYSGKEVEALCNNAGLKMELFEARGFFRLHCVARKPE, translated from the coding sequence ATGTCCAGTATAGAGTATAAAAAAGTATCCATTGCTGAGTTCTCCAAAGCGGCTGAAGTATATGAAACAGACCAGGCCGGTGTATATAAGATGTGCAAGAAGGATTATCCGGATGTGCTGGCCGAACTGGAGAAAGAAGAGTTCAATGATCTGCTTGACTGCGGATGCGGGACAGCCCCGATGCTGACCCTGCTCAAGGAGAAATACCCGGATAAGCGGTATACAGGCATAGACCTGACGCCGAAAATGATTGAGGTTGCCAGGGCAAAGCATATGCAGGGCGTCGAGCTTGTGGTAGGGGACTGTGAGAACCTGCCGTTTGAGGATAATTCATTTGACGCGGTTATCTGCTGCCAGAGTTTTCATCATTATCCCAACGTCCAGGATTTCTTTAACAGCGTATACCGTGTGCTTCGTCCGGGTGGAAGACTGGTATTGAGGGATATGACGGCGAAAAGCGCAGTGATGCTTTGGCTGATGAACCATGTGGAGGTGCCGCTGATCAACCTGACCGGTCACGGGGATGTTCATATGTACAGTGGAAAGGAAGTAGAAGCACTCTGCAATAATGCGGGCCTGAAGATGGAACTGTTTGAAGCAAGAGGCTTCTTCCGTTTGCATTGCGTAGCCAGAAAACCTGAATAA
- a CDS encoding TrkA family potassium uptake protein: MKSVLLIGLGRFGRGVAEKLNELHHQVLAVDKNEERVNEILPLVTDAQIGDATSETFLRSLGVDNFDVCIVTIGEDFQSSLETTSLLKELGAKKVVSRASREVHKKFLLRNGADDVVYPEGQLAAWTAIRHTTEHVLDYIALDSEYAIYDLSVPAEWHGKTVGGLDIRRKYNLNILAVRGDGQPSMVVTGDTMLQENQTILVLGKWKDVQKCFRI, encoded by the coding sequence ATGAAATCTGTATTGCTGATCGGACTGGGACGGTTTGGCCGCGGTGTGGCGGAAAAACTGAACGAGCTTCACCATCAGGTGCTCGCAGTGGATAAGAACGAGGAACGGGTCAACGAGATTCTTCCGCTGGTGACAGACGCGCAGATCGGGGACGCAACCAGTGAAACCTTCCTTCGTTCGCTTGGTGTTGATAACTTTGACGTTTGCATTGTGACCATTGGTGAGGATTTCCAGAGTTCCCTGGAAACCACTTCACTGCTGAAGGAACTGGGAGCCAAAAAGGTGGTATCCCGTGCTTCCCGTGAAGTGCACAAAAAGTTCCTGCTGCGGAACGGGGCGGATGACGTGGTGTATCCGGAAGGCCAGCTGGCTGCCTGGACCGCGATCCGCCATACTACAGAGCATGTGCTGGATTATATCGCGCTGGACAGCGAGTATGCCATCTATGACCTTTCAGTGCCTGCAGAATGGCATGGGAAGACAGTCGGCGGACTGGATATACGCAGAAAGTATAACCTGAACATCCTGGCGGTCCGGGGAGACGGCCAGCCGAGTATGGTGGTTACCGGCGATACAATGCTGCAGGAAAACCAGACCATCCTCGTGCTCGGTAAATGGAAAGACGTTCAGAAGTGCTTCAGAATATAA
- a CDS encoding Trk family potassium uptake protein has protein sequence MVGTLLLMLPISSKQPGGACFSDCVFTATSAVCVTGLVVRDTVSHWSVFGQAVILMLIQIGGMGVVTAALTLAFISGRRIGLMQRSVMQEAISAPQVGGIVKLTRFIVLTSLSIELIGALLLMPVFIPEFGWGQGIWFSVFHAVSAFCNAGFDLMGVHGAYSSMTTYAQNVLVNIVLVLLITIGGIGFLVWNDVKEHRFRLKQYRLQSKIALTASGVMILIPFLWLCFSEMKQLPAGERILPSLFQSVTLRTAGFNTMELNNVGGSSQALMILWMLIGGSPGSTAGGMKTTTGAVLLLTAIAIFRRKEHITCFGRRIGDDAVKNAVALMIMYFALFFAGGLIISKLEALPLRSCLFETASALGTVGLSLGITTRIGDLSRLILVALMFMGRVGGLTLIYAAQSVRKTTCCTLPMEKVTVG, from the coding sequence ATGGTCGGGACGCTGCTGCTGATGCTCCCGATTTCCAGCAAGCAACCTGGCGGAGCTTGCTTTTCAGACTGTGTGTTTACGGCAACTTCCGCCGTCTGTGTAACCGGCCTGGTTGTACGGGATACAGTCAGTCACTGGTCCGTGTTCGGACAGGCGGTTATCCTGATGCTGATTCAGATCGGCGGAATGGGTGTGGTTACCGCGGCTCTTACACTGGCGTTTATCTCCGGCCGCAGGATCGGTCTGATGCAGCGGAGCGTTATGCAGGAAGCTATCTCCGCACCGCAGGTCGGCGGCATTGTAAAACTGACACGCTTTATTGTCCTGACATCACTGAGCATTGAGCTGATTGGCGCACTGCTGCTGATGCCGGTTTTCATCCCCGAATTCGGATGGGGTCAGGGAATCTGGTTTTCAGTATTCCACGCCGTATCCGCTTTCTGTAATGCCGGTTTTGACCTGATGGGCGTTCATGGGGCGTATTCTTCCATGACCACTTATGCCCAGAACGTACTGGTTAATATTGTGCTGGTACTGTTGATCACCATCGGCGGTATCGGATTCCTGGTATGGAATGACGTGAAGGAGCATCGCTTCCGCCTGAAACAGTACCGCCTGCAGAGCAAGATTGCCCTGACGGCTTCCGGCGTGATGATCCTGATTCCGTTCCTGTGGCTGTGCTTCTCCGAAATGAAACAGCTGCCGGCAGGGGAAAGAATCCTGCCGTCCCTGTTCCAGTCGGTGACGCTGCGGACCGCCGGTTTCAACACCATGGAGCTGAATAACGTTGGCGGAAGCAGCCAGGCGCTTATGATCCTGTGGATGCTGATCGGCGGATCACCCGGATCAACCGCGGGTGGTATGAAAACCACCACGGGCGCGGTTCTGCTGCTGACGGCAATTGCAATCTTCCGAAGGAAAGAACATATTACCTGCTTCGGAAGACGTATCGGGGATGACGCGGTAAAGAACGCAGTGGCGCTGATGATTATGTATTTCGCCCTGTTTTTTGCCGGCGGACTGATCATCAGCAAGCTTGAAGCTCTTCCGCTGAGAAGCTGCCTTTTTGAAACGGCTTCCGCACTGGGCACAGTCGGACTGAGCCTGGGGATTACGACCCGGATCGGCGACCTTTCGAGACTGATCCTGGTGGCACTGATGTTCATGGGCAGGGTGGGCGGCCTGACGCTGATCTACGCGGCACAGTCGGTCCGGAAAACCACATGCTGTACGCTGCCCATGGAGAAAGTTACGGTTGGATAA
- a CDS encoding proline--tRNA ligase, producing the protein MKVRNLVSKRFKETPADCQIASQALMMRGGYIKPVGNGIFTLFPITKRITAKIENIIRQEMNRIDGQEVLFPVTMPADMWRKSGRYDSIGSELLRFKDRSGGDMVLGMTHEEASVQLMTDVADSYTQYPFMIYQIQTKFRDEPRCRGGLIRVREFTMKDAYSFHTSQEDLEQYYMRCYEAYNRIYARCGVPEVVAVASDSGMMGGKVSHEYMLLTDVGEDTIVLCHDCDYRANMEAAPCLLNNEPGEIAPLEKVDTPNVKTIEDLCAFLKIKPQQTCKAVMYQRNVDDSFVIVFVRGDLDVNETKLRNYLKAEVHPAVVTEDSGIHAGFTGPMGLPEGTTIVYDSSLKGIEWLATGACEEDKHYIGFNIARDIGEVEYVDVAKAFDGGICPVCGKPSIYTSRGIEVGNIFQLGTKYTESMDMTYVDQDGSLKHPIMGCYGIGVGRLAASVCEAHHDDYGPVWPMSIAPWHVQICSLRADQPEVIEISQKLYDALTARGVEVLWDDRSVSAGVMFSDADLFGVPLRVVVSPKGLQNGTIEIATRDKSMKELVPVNEAEDFVVRFVEDALAKLECKL; encoded by the coding sequence ATGAAGGTCAGAAATCTCGTATCCAAGCGTTTCAAGGAAACTCCTGCGGACTGTCAGATTGCCAGCCAGGCACTGATGATGCGCGGCGGCTACATCAAGCCCGTGGGCAACGGCATCTTTACGCTGTTTCCCATCACCAAGCGTATCACCGCGAAGATCGAAAACATCATCCGCCAGGAGATGAACCGCATCGACGGACAGGAAGTGCTGTTCCCGGTTACCATGCCCGCAGATATGTGGCGCAAGTCCGGCCGGTATGATTCCATCGGTTCTGAACTGCTGCGGTTCAAAGACCGTTCCGGCGGAGATATGGTGCTTGGTATGACCCATGAGGAAGCTTCCGTCCAGCTGATGACGGACGTGGCTGACTCCTATACCCAGTATCCGTTCATGATCTACCAGATCCAGACGAAGTTCCGGGATGAACCCCGCTGCCGCGGCGGCCTGATCCGTGTGCGCGAGTTCACCATGAAGGACGCCTACTCCTTCCACACCTCCCAGGAAGACCTGGAGCAGTACTATATGCGCTGCTACGAAGCCTACAACCGCATCTATGCCCGCTGCGGCGTGCCGGAGGTTGTGGCGGTGGCCAGCGACAGCGGTATGATGGGCGGCAAGGTGAGCCATGAATACATGCTGCTGACCGACGTGGGCGAAGACACCATCGTGCTGTGCCATGACTGCGACTACCGTGCCAACATGGAAGCGGCTCCCTGCCTGCTGAACAATGAGCCCGGTGAGATTGCTCCGCTGGAAAAGGTGGACACCCCCAACGTCAAGACAATTGAAGACCTGTGTGCCTTCCTGAAGATCAAGCCCCAGCAGACCTGCAAGGCTGTGATGTACCAGCGCAACGTGGACGATTCCTTCGTGATCGTGTTTGTTCGCGGCGACCTGGACGTGAATGAGACCAAGCTGCGCAACTACCTGAAGGCTGAAGTGCATCCCGCCGTTGTGACCGAAGACAGCGGCATCCATGCCGGCTTCACCGGACCGATGGGCCTGCCGGAAGGCACGACCATTGTATATGACAGCTCCCTGAAGGGCATCGAGTGGCTGGCCACCGGCGCCTGCGAGGAGGACAAACACTACATCGGCTTCAACATCGCCCGGGATATCGGCGAAGTTGAATACGTGGACGTGGCCAAGGCCTTTGACGGCGGTATCTGCCCGGTATGCGGCAAGCCCTCCATCTACACCAGCCGCGGTATTGAGGTAGGTAACATCTTCCAGCTGGGTACCAAATACACCGAGTCTATGGATATGACCTATGTGGACCAGGATGGCAGCCTGAAGCATCCCATCATGGGCTGCTACGGTATCGGCGTAGGCCGCCTGGCCGCTTCCGTTTGCGAAGCACATCACGATGATTACGGCCCCGTCTGGCCCATGAGTATCGCTCCCTGGCACGTGCAGATCTGCTCCCTGAGAGCCGACCAGCCGGAAGTGATCGAGATAAGCCAGAAGCTGTATGACGCCCTGACCGCCCGCGGCGTTGAAGTACTGTGGGATGACCGCAGCGTTTCCGCCGGCGTCATGTTCTCCGACGCTGACCTGTTCGGCGTGCCGCTGCGCGTGGTTGTCAGCCCCAAGGGCCTCCAGAACGGCACCATCGAAATCGCGACCCGCGATAAGTCCATGAAGGAACTCGTGCCGGTGAATGAAGCGGAGGACTTTGTGGTCCGCTTTGTTGAGGACGCCCTGGCGAAACTGGAGTGCAAGCTGTAA
- a CDS encoding DJ-1/PfpI family protein has protein sequence MKVLLFCCKGFEMMEFAPFYDVVGWAKSEYGYDIELDTCGFNSSVPSAFWNTEIKTDKLIRDIHAEEYDALAIPGGDHLYGYFEEAYDERFLELIREFNNQEKVIASVCVAALPIGKSGVLAGRNATTYHLADGYRQKELAGYGVNVINEPVVIDGNIISSYCPQTAPEVAFEMLERLLGKEKAATVRFGMGFR, from the coding sequence ATGAAAGTACTTTTGTTTTGCTGTAAAGGTTTTGAAATGATGGAATTCGCGCCCTTCTATGACGTTGTCGGATGGGCAAAAAGCGAATACGGTTATGATATTGAACTGGATACCTGTGGATTTAATTCATCCGTTCCCAGTGCTTTCTGGAACACTGAAATTAAGACAGATAAGTTGATCCGGGATATTCATGCTGAAGAATATGACGCCCTGGCCATCCCCGGCGGAGATCACCTCTACGGATATTTTGAAGAAGCCTATGACGAACGCTTTCTGGAACTGATCCGGGAATTCAATAATCAGGAAAAGGTCATCGCAAGCGTATGCGTTGCGGCGCTTCCCATAGGCAAAAGCGGCGTCCTGGCAGGAAGGAATGCCACTACCTATCATCTGGCGGATGGCTATCGCCAGAAAGAACTGGCCGGCTATGGTGTCAATGTGATCAACGAGCCCGTAGTAATCGACGGGAATATTATTTCGTCTTATTGTCCCCAGACCGCACCGGAGGTCGCTTTCGAAATGCTTGAAAGGCTTCTGGGCAAAGAGAAAGCAGCTACCGTCAGGTTCGGCATGGGGTTCAGATAA
- a CDS encoding M42 family metallopeptidase, translating to MKKISLKKYTDFLVKETETLLNIDSPTGYTENAAAWVLDEFTKLGFDAKLTNKGGVLVSFGGSDKDNGLLLEAHVDTLGGMVAEIKGNGRLRLTNLGGMNPNNAETENVRVVTKFNGVYEGTFQLCNASIHVNGEYNNVKRGWDTCEVVLDEDVKKKEDTEKLGIAVGDIVCFEPNVRITKTGYIKSRFLDDKLSVGILLGLAKYIRDEKIVPKRALYAHITVFEEVGHGGSGNVPEGCTEAVSVDMGCVGEGLQCTEKQVSICAKDSGGPYSYPVVKGLIEAAKASGADYAVDIYPHYGSDVEATLGAGNDLRHGLIGAGVYASHGYERSHRDGAENVLRLLVAYALA from the coding sequence ATGAAAAAGATCAGTCTGAAGAAGTACACAGATTTCCTGGTTAAGGAAACCGAAACCCTCCTGAACATCGATTCCCCTACAGGCTATACGGAAAATGCGGCCGCGTGGGTATTGGATGAATTTACGAAACTTGGTTTTGACGCAAAGCTTACCAACAAAGGCGGAGTACTTGTTTCTTTCGGCGGCAGCGACAAGGATAACGGTCTGCTTCTGGAAGCGCATGTCGATACCCTTGGCGGTATGGTTGCGGAAATCAAAGGAAACGGACGTCTCCGTCTCACCAACCTGGGCGGTATGAATCCCAACAACGCCGAAACGGAGAATGTGCGTGTTGTGACAAAATTCAACGGGGTCTATGAAGGAACCTTCCAGCTCTGCAACGCTTCGATCCATGTGAACGGCGAGTACAACAACGTCAAACGCGGATGGGACACCTGTGAGGTTGTCCTGGATGAGGATGTAAAGAAAAAGGAAGACACGGAAAAGCTCGGTATCGCGGTTGGCGATATCGTATGCTTTGAGCCGAATGTCCGGATCACCAAAACCGGCTACATCAAATCCCGCTTCCTGGATGACAAACTGAGCGTCGGCATTCTCCTCGGGCTTGCAAAATACATCCGGGATGAAAAGATTGTCCCGAAGCGCGCGCTTTATGCCCACATCACCGTTTTTGAAGAGGTCGGCCACGGCGGATCCGGCAATGTCCCGGAAGGATGCACAGAAGCCGTTTCCGTGGATATGGGCTGCGTGGGTGAAGGCTTGCAGTGCACGGAAAAGCAGGTTTCCATCTGTGCCAAGGACAGCGGCGGTCCCTACAGCTATCCTGTTGTGAAAGGCCTCATTGAAGCAGCCAAGGCAAGCGGAGCAGACTATGCGGTGGATATCTATCCGCATTACGGAAGCGATGTGGAAGCCACGCTCGGAGCCGGCAACGATCTCCGTCATGGATTGATCGGCGCCGGAGTATATGCTTCCCATGGTTATGAGAGAAGCCACCGGGACGGTGCGGAAAACGTGCTGCGCCTGTTGGTTGCCTACGCGCTGGCGTAA
- a CDS encoding DUF4003 family protein, which yields MKNMKPELEKLCADYIANRDTVGKVFKWDSNDLYTVCANVFCACGQTADTDRLKECREVIKKHTGLFSKFRSKKVRSILASMLSLVEKPEERMTLANDYFSLLKRHFKGTEYLVLTAFLLADLADQTLTEETALRGKQIYRRMNQKHRILTNKTDSVFAMLMAFSGKSEDELTEEVEAGYLALKKHFSNSGASQTAAQVFSMTGGLPEEKAQRLNDLYDALTEAEIKYGHADELAPLAALSISDTPIPTLVEEIKEADEFLKDQKGYGTKEDELKKRALHAVMIVSDQYKGTAQVNVTLMTNTLDMLFAKQQASRFSFAVHVVEALLKMVAASHEGKDEAKVETDNKSDAQKQPEE from the coding sequence ATGAAGAATATGAAGCCGGAACTGGAAAAACTCTGCGCGGACTACATTGCAAACCGGGATACCGTTGGAAAAGTTTTCAAATGGGACAGCAATGACCTTTATACCGTATGTGCCAATGTGTTCTGTGCCTGCGGGCAGACGGCAGACACTGACCGCCTGAAGGAATGCCGTGAAGTCATCAAAAAGCACACGGGGCTCTTTTCCAAATTCCGGAGTAAAAAGGTTCGTTCCATCCTGGCAAGCATGCTCTCCCTGGTGGAAAAACCGGAAGAGCGGATGACTCTCGCCAATGATTATTTCAGTCTGCTGAAGCGGCATTTCAAGGGCACGGAGTATCTTGTGCTGACCGCGTTCCTGCTTGCCGATCTCGCTGATCAGACCCTGACGGAAGAAACAGCACTCCGCGGCAAACAGATTTACCGCCGGATGAATCAGAAGCACCGTATCCTCACAAATAAAACGGACAGCGTCTTTGCAATGCTCATGGCGTTCTCCGGCAAATCAGAAGATGAACTGACTGAGGAAGTGGAAGCCGGCTACCTGGCCCTTAAAAAGCACTTCTCCAACAGCGGCGCCTCCCAGACCGCCGCCCAGGTCTTTTCCATGACTGGCGGCCTGCCGGAGGAAAAAGCGCAGCGGCTGAATGATCTGTATGACGCCCTGACGGAAGCGGAAATCAAGTACGGCCATGCTGACGAACTGGCTCCGCTGGCCGCCCTGTCCATCTCGGATACTCCCATTCCAACCCTGGTGGAAGAAATTAAGGAAGCGGATGAGTTCCTTAAAGACCAGAAAGGCTACGGCACTAAAGAGGACGAACTGAAAAAGCGCGCCTTGCATGCTGTGATGATCGTATCCGATCAGTATAAGGGCACAGCCCAGGTGAACGTCACCCTGATGACCAATACCCTGGACATGCTGTTTGCTAAACAACAGGCTTCCCGTTTCTCCTTTGCCGTCCATGTTGTGGAAGCACTGCTTAAGATGGTTGCCGCGTCTCATGAAGGAAAAGACGAGGCCAAAGTCGAAACAGACAACAAATCCGATGCGCAAAAGCAGCCGGAAGAATAA
- a CDS encoding sensor histidine kinase KdpD codes for MSLQKTENQNARILVCLSSSISNVKVIHAASKITAAFHGTLIALFVETPSYALMSDEDRKRLRSNMNLAEKLGATLETVTGDDVPYQIAEFARVSDISSIVIGQTNTVGGLLRRKKSLTDRLMTYAPDLDYFIIPDYGTKVYMARKQPERNRKRLLADGAIFLASMLVSTAIGFLFSHLGFTDANIIMVYLLGLLVVSISTTHRAYSMVWAVISVLLFDLLFTTPKFTFYAYGTGYPVTFLIMLAAAFTISTLAIRLKQNAGQSAKAAQRMSVVLETDRQLTKAKSMEEILSVLANQLTKLLDRSLIIFPAENDTLGDPIFYPAAGDTVPYRTNEEKQAVEWAFAHHKRAGATTEVFPKTDYLYYSMRVLEHAYGVVGVAVHDTPLDASEQSVLASVIGECSLAMENARNAREKEETMVLAENERLRANLLRAVSHDLRTPLTSIMGNADSLMTCGDTLDAKTRGQLYNDIYQDAQWLTGMVENLLSASRMKEGKLNLKMTTELMDDMISEAVTHLSRQLKAYNLQRSQSDELLFVKADARLLVQVVINLLDNAIKYAPEESTIWIDTLARDGNVVVRIADNGPGIPDDQKDHIFDLFYSSGNPTGDSRRGLGIGLALCQSIIKAHNGTITVMDHEPQGAVFEFVLPRDEVNLNE; via the coding sequence ATGAGCCTTCAGAAGACGGAAAATCAAAACGCACGTATTCTGGTATGTCTCTCTTCCTCCATTTCTAATGTAAAAGTTATCCATGCCGCATCCAAAATAACAGCGGCATTTCACGGGACGCTGATCGCCCTGTTCGTGGAGACGCCTTCCTATGCCCTCATGTCAGATGAAGACAGGAAGCGTCTCCGCAGCAATATGAACCTGGCTGAAAAGCTGGGGGCAACGCTGGAAACAGTGACGGGTGACGACGTCCCTTATCAGATTGCTGAGTTTGCCCGGGTTTCGGATATTTCCAGCATCGTTATCGGTCAGACCAATACGGTTGGCGGGCTGCTGCGGCGGAAGAAATCCCTGACAGACCGACTGATGACCTATGCGCCGGACCTGGATTATTTCATCATCCCGGATTACGGCACAAAGGTTTATATGGCCCGGAAGCAGCCGGAGAGGAACCGGAAACGCCTGCTGGCGGACGGTGCGATCTTCCTGGCCTCCATGCTGGTCAGTACAGCCATCGGTTTCCTGTTTTCTCATCTGGGTTTTACAGACGCAAACATCATCATGGTTTACTTGCTGGGCCTGCTGGTGGTTTCCATCTCCACCACGCACCGGGCATACAGCATGGTCTGGGCGGTCATCAGCGTGCTGCTGTTTGACCTGTTGTTTACTACGCCCAAGTTTACATTCTATGCCTACGGTACAGGATATCCCGTGACCTTCCTGATCATGCTGGCGGCGGCCTTTACAATCAGTACGCTGGCAATCCGGCTGAAGCAAAATGCCGGACAGTCCGCCAAGGCGGCCCAGCGGATGAGCGTTGTGCTGGAAACAGACCGGCAGCTGACAAAGGCAAAATCCATGGAGGAAATCCTTTCCGTGCTGGCCAACCAACTGACAAAGCTGCTGGACAGAAGCCTGATCATCTTCCCGGCGGAAAACGATACGCTGGGGGATCCGATTTTCTATCCCGCTGCCGGAGATACGGTGCCGTACCGGACCAATGAAGAAAAACAGGCGGTGGAATGGGCTTTCGCGCATCATAAACGCGCGGGTGCCACAACCGAAGTCTTCCCGAAAACCGATTACCTGTATTACAGCATGCGGGTCCTGGAGCATGCCTACGGCGTTGTCGGTGTAGCGGTGCATGATACCCCGCTGGACGCTTCTGAGCAGAGCGTGCTTGCCTCTGTTATAGGTGAGTGTTCCCTGGCTATGGAAAACGCCAGGAACGCCCGGGAAAAAGAAGAGACCATGGTGCTGGCGGAAAACGAGCGCCTGCGTGCCAATCTGCTGCGCGCGGTATCCCATGACCTGCGTACGCCGCTGACATCCATCATGGGAAATGCAGACAGCCTGATGACCTGCGGGGATACGCTGGACGCGAAGACACGCGGACAGCTGTATAACGACATCTACCAGGACGCCCAGTGGCTGACCGGTATGGTGGAGAACCTGCTTTCCGCCAGCCGGATGAAGGAAGGAAAGCTGAACCTGAAGATGACAACCGAGCTGATGGATGATATGATCAGTGAGGCTGTTACACACCTGAGCCGGCAGCTGAAAGCCTATAACCTGCAGAGAAGCCAGTCTGATGAACTGCTGTTTGTAAAGGCGGACGCCCGGCTGCTGGTGCAGGTTGTGATCAACCTGCTGGACAATGCCATCAAATACGCACCCGAAGAATCCACGATCTGGATTGATACCCTGGCACGGGACGGGAATGTGGTTGTACGGATTGCTGATAACGGGCCGGGCATACCGGACGACCAGAAGGATCATATCTTTGATCTTTTCTACTCGAGCGGCAATCCGACAGGAGACAGCCGTCGGGGACTGGGTATCGGACTTGCCCTGTGCCAGTCCATTATCAAGGCGCATAACGGAACCATTACCGTTATGGACCATGAACCACAGGGGGCCGTGTTTGAATTTGTGCTGCCGAGGGACGAGGTGAACCTGAATGAATAA
- a CDS encoding helix-turn-helix domain-containing protein → MSIGETITRKRKALGMTQKELAEKLSVSFQAVSKWETDASHPDVELLTALAEVLGTTVDALVGYRSPILADYEERYQTSEYYWGIEPNRLCYDILRLRPPVKPYKVLDIGCGEGKDAVFLARNGYRVSAIDIAENGLEKGRILAERCNTRVDFFKADISDYRLTEKYDIILSSGVFHFLRPDIREEVTDNLKKYTNDSGLHALNVFVSKPYLKRSGEKKGNRYEWKSGELFTYYHDWHMHRIDEELFDCNSGGIPHQHCMDIMVAEKKVK, encoded by the coding sequence ATGAGTATCGGTGAAACGATTACCAGGAAACGCAAAGCTCTGGGAATGACGCAAAAGGAGCTGGCAGAGAAATTATCCGTCTCCTTCCAGGCTGTTTCAAAGTGGGAAACAGACGCATCCCATCCGGATGTGGAACTGCTGACAGCCCTTGCGGAAGTATTGGGAACAACCGTGGACGCCCTTGTGGGATACCGGTCTCCGATCCTGGCCGATTATGAGGAAAGATACCAGACTTCAGAATACTATTGGGGTATTGAACCCAACCGTCTTTGCTATGATATCCTGCGGCTGCGGCCGCCGGTAAAGCCCTACAAGGTACTGGATATCGGCTGCGGCGAAGGAAAGGATGCCGTTTTCCTGGCCCGGAACGGCTACCGCGTGTCCGCCATTGATATTGCTGAAAACGGTCTGGAAAAGGGTCGTATCCTGGCGGAAAGATGCAACACCCGCGTGGATTTCTTCAAGGCTGATATCTCGGATTATCGGTTGACAGAAAAATACGACATCATCCTGAGCAGCGGCGTTTTCCACTTCCTGCGCCCGGACATCCGGGAAGAAGTCACGGATAACCTGAAAAAGTATACCAATGACAGCGGGCTGCACGCGCTCAACGTGTTCGTATCCAAGCCCTATCTGAAGCGCTCAGGAGAGAAAAAGGGCAACCGTTATGAGTGGAAGAGTGGAGAACTGTTCACATACTATCATGACTGGCATATGCACAGGATTGATGAGGAACTCTTTGACTGCAACAGCGGCGGTATTCCCCACCAGCACTGTATGGACATCATGGTCGCTGAAAAGAAGGTGAAATGA